The nucleotide sequence ATCGCTCCGGGGCGACTACCCCGGCATCTATTTCGATTTCTACCACGACACCTCCAAGCCGGTGCAGAGCCGCCTGGAGACGGTGCTCTCAAACCTCATGTTCGGGCTGATCCTCGTTTTCCTCTCCATGGCGCTGCTGATCAATGTCCGTATCGCGTCCATCGTGGCCATGGGGATACCTTTCTCCTTCGCCATCGGCATCGCCTTCATCTATGTGCTGGGCTACTCCATCAACATCGTCTCCCTGCTGGGGGCGCTCATCGTCATCGGGATCGTCGTCGACGACGCCATCGTCGTCGCGGAGAACATCCAGCGCCACCTCAACGAGGGGATGGAACGGCACGCCGCGGTGATGGCGGGGCTGCGGGAGATGATCCTGCCGGTGACCCTGGCGACGGTGACGACCGTGGTCGCCTTTTTGCCGCTCTTCATGCTCAGCGGGGAGATCTCCAAGTTCATCATCCTCATCCCCATCATGGTCATTATGATCCTGATGGGCTCGCTGATCGAGAGTTTCCTCTTCTTGCCGCTGCATGCGGAAGAGGTGCTCCGGAAGCAGAAGAACATGGTCGACTGGACGCGTATCCAGAACGGCTATGAAACCCTCCTGCACGGGCTGATCCGTTATAAAAAGAGCGTGCTTGCCCTCTTCCTGATCACGGTGCCGCTGCTGACCTTTTTCACAGTCAAGAGCATGCAGTTCCAGTTTTTCCCGGAACATGACGGCTCGTTCCTCTATGTCACCGGAAAGCTTGACATCAATACTCCGATCGAGGAAACGGCCGAAGTCGCCCGGGCGATCGAGCGGCGCATTATCCAGGCCGGGGAACAGTACGCCCTCAAATCGGTCTCGACGGTAACGGGGTCGCGGGTATCCATGGCCGGGGACGCGGAGTCGGGAGAGCATGTTTTCCTGGTAACGATGGAGCTCTTTGACATGGTGCCGGACAACGTCTTCGACCGCTACCTTGCACCGCTGCTGAACTTCTCGTTCAACTACGACGATCCCGAAAAACAGCGGACAAAGCACACTTTTGAACTTGTCGACGATCTCGAGGCGCTGGTTGCGCCGCTGCGGCAGCAGTACGCGTTCGAGGAGCTGGGCGTCCGGGAACAGCGGGCCGGGGTCGTGCGCATCGACGTCCAGGTCAACTTTTCCGGGGCCGACGAAACGAAAACAATCGCGGCGATGCAGCAGGTGCAGGCGGCGCTGGAACAGGTCAAGGGGGTCGTCTCCGTCAGCAACAACCTTGAGCCGGGAATGCGGGAGATCCGGCTGCGCGTCAACGATTACGGTGAGCGGCTGGGCCTGAGCGAAGCGGAGGTCGCCCGGACCCTTGCCGCCTATTTCCTCGATAACCGCAGGGCGATGACCTTCAATGACAACGGGGTCATGGAGATCAAGACCCGGGCCCTGGAAAAGGACCGCTTGAGCACGCTGGAACGGTTCCAGTACCCTCTCTCCGACGGCACCTACGTCAACCTCGGCGATATCGTCGCCTTTGAGAGCCGCCGCGACTTCAACCAGATCGAAAAGCGCGACGGTACGGTGGTGAAAACCGTGTTCGCGAAGGTGAATAAGCGTATGACGACCCCGTCGCAGGTCCTGAAGCAGATCGCCCCGGTGCTCGGCGCGGTGCGCCAGACGGGGGTGAAAGCGGAGCTCTTCGGGGAGCAGGAGCGCAACGAGCAGCTGGCCGCGGATATGAAGCGTGCCGTGGGTGCGGCCCTCTTTTTGATGCTGATCACGCTGCTGTTCATCTTCCCGAAGATCAAGTACGCACTGATCGTCATGTCCGTCATCCCCCTCTCCATCCTCGGGGCGCTGGTGGGCCACAAACTGATGGGGATGAACCTTACCATGCCGGGGGTCATCGGCCTGTTGGGACTTGCCGGCGTCGTCATCAACGACGGGATCATTATGCTCGACTTCCTGCACGGGACCCATGACGCCCGCACGTTCTACGAACGCGCGAAGATGCGTCTGCGGCCGATTCTCATTACCTCCATTACGACGTTCCTCGGCCTCTTTACGCTGATCTTCTATGCGACGGGACAGGCCGTGATCCTGCAGCCGATCGCCGTCTCCATCGGCTTCGGCCTGTTGTGGGGGACGGTGCTGAACCTGCTCTATGTCCCGGCGCTCTATGCCGTCGTCAACGGGATCAGCCCCACGCCGAAAACAGCGCATAAGGCATAGAGACGTGCTACTATTTGACAGGAGAAAACGATGAAATATTTTTTGATGATACTGATGGCCGCCCTGCCGCTCGCGGCGGGAAACTACAAGGCGAAGGTGGAGCCCTATGACGCGCACACGGTGAGCGCCGAGGTTTCGGGACGCATTGTCAAGCTCGACCAGCGCGACGAGCTCAAGACCCTCGACAAGGTCGTGATCGAGATCGACCATGCCCTCGATGACGTGCAGCTCGCCAACGACCGCCGGAAACTGCAGCTGCTGCAGGAGCAGATCGCCGTCAAGCAATCACAGTACGACAGCATCAAGGACCTGGCAAGCCAGAACCGCTTTACGAAAGACCAGTACAAGACGGAGCTGCTGTCACTGAAGATGCAGGCCGAAGACCTCAAAAGCCTCATCGCACAGCTGGAGGACATGATCGCGAAGAAGCGGATCGCGCTGCACAGAGCGTACCTCAAGACCCTTTACGTACGGCAGGGCGAATATGTTGCCCCGGGGACGAAGCTGATGAAGGTCGAAGACCACGGCGGCGGCCGGCTGGTGCTCTATGTCGACGCGGCGGACCGGGCCGTATTGGAAAAAGCAAAGATCACCGTCGAGGGGAGCAGCGGCTGGAAGGTTGAAAAGGCGGCAACGAGCACGGACGAGACCTATGTCTCTTATTACCGTGTCGATCTCGTCAAGCGCGACAGTGTACCGCTCGGGCGCGTCATGACGGTGACGATCACGCCTCAGTAATTCCCGCCTCCGGGCCGGAGGAGGCTTCGAGCAGATCCGGCTGCGGCGCACCCAGGTAGTACCCCTGGGAGAATTGGATCCCCAGGCGCTGCACCGTCTCCAGCACTTTCTGGTTGTGGACGTATTCGGCGATACAGGCGAGCTGCCGTTTCTGGGCGATGTTGACGATCGCCTCGACGATGAGGAGGCTGTTTTCATCGGTATCGAGGTTGCGGATCAGGCTGCCGTCGATCTTGATGTAGTCGATATCGAGGTGCAACAGGTGCTCGAAATTGGAGTAGCCGCTGCCGAAATCATCGATGGCGAAACGGCAGCCGAGCTGTTTCATCGTCTTGATGAACCCGGAGACCTCCTGGTAGTTCTCGATGCCCTCGGATTCGAGGATCTCGAAGGTGATCCGCCGGCCGACGCCGTGTGCCACGATCTGTTCTTCGATGAACTGGACCGTTTTTTCGTCCAGAATGTCGTCGACGGAGAGGTTGATGGAGAAGGCATCGTCCCGGGCGGCGAAATGGCGGCAGCACGATTCGATCATGATCTGGGTCAGCCGGAGATAGAGGCGCGCCTTCTTGGCAACAGGAAGGAAGTGGTTGGGCTGCAGGACGTTGCCGTTTGGCTCCACCAGCCGGATCAGGCATTCATAGCTTTTGAGCTCCCGGGTTTCGCTGTCGAAGACCGGCTGGTAGTAGGAGACGATCCGTTTCTCGTCGATGGCCGATTTGAGCCGCCGGAGCCAGCGCATGTTCTGTTCATACTGGTGTTCGAGGTTGAGACTTTCGTCGTAGATCACATAGGGCTTATGCTGACTGCGGGCCGCTTTGAGGGCGATGTCGGCCTTCTCCATCCCCTTGTCCATGCTCAGGCTGGCCCCGGCAGTGATCCGGATGCTGTGTTCGGCCTCCTCGTAGATGATCACCATGGATTCGACTTCGGTAATGACGGTGGCGATCAGTGTCTCGATGTCGTGCCGCTGCATCGTTTCGTTCTGCAGCAGGGCGTATTCGTCTGCGGAAAGTTTGTAGAGCTGCATCCCCGGCAGAAGCTCTGCCAGCAGGCCCGAGAGCTTGATCAGGACGTGGTCCCCGACGATGTGGCCGTAAAAATCGTTGATCTGCTTGAAGTCGTCGATGTTGATGAGCAGGAGGGTACCCGGTTTGGAGCCGTCGATATCGGTGACAAGCTTGGCGCGGTTTGGCAGGCCCGTGAGGCTGTCGGTATAGAGCTGGCGGCGCAGCTGGGCGGTTTTTTTGTTGACCTCCTCTTCGAGGTGGTGCGCCGTGTCTTCTTGCTGCCTGGCGTACGCGGTGATCCGTTTGTTCATCGCCCGGAGCGCTTCGGAAATGTGCCGGATCTCGTCGTACTTTTCGGAAGCGGGGATAGATAGCGGTTCGCCGGGTTTGAAGCGGTTCGCGGCGGCGGCAATAGCCCTTAGCGGCATGAAACTGCGGTGCAGGAAAAGTGCGAAGAGGATGCTGAGGAAGGCCAGGCCGCCCACCACCGAGATGATGATGATGTTATAGCGGTGGGCCATCTGGTTGAAATGGGCGCTCGAATAGACGAGGTTCAGCATGGCGAAGGGTTCGCCGCTGACGGGGTGCAGCAGCGGTTTGCGGACGCTGAAACACTCTTCGGCGGTGCGGCAGTTTTGATCGTCGTTGCGTACATCGGCCAGGACGGTTTCACCCCGGTTCAGTTTGAGCGCGAGAATATTGGGGTTGGAGGCCAGCTGCCGGACGAGCTCGTTGATGCTGCCGTCGAGGCTGAGGTAAAGGTTGACGGAGAGCAGCGGCGCAACCGTGTCGGCGATCAGCTCGGCCTTCTCTTTTTCGACCGTGTAGAGGGCGTTATGGCTCGCCTGCCTGAAAAAGAGGTAGACGAAGATGAAGATGACCACAAAGGCCAGTACGACGGAGACGACGACTCTATTTTGGAGCGAGGCCGGTTTCTTCTGTTCCATCGACGAACCTTACAATTTGATAGAGTGACTCCGAGAACTCAATGCCGTATCCCGACAGCGCCTCACGGTTGAGGTAAACCCGTGTGGTACGCTCGATACCCAGTGCGAAAAGCAACCCGTGTTTCAGCGATGCCGTATTGTAGGCAAAGGTGACGATCCCGTGTGCCTTTGCGAAGGCGGCCGCTTGGTGCATCTGGGTATCGGAGTGCAGCATCAGCAGGGCGCTCGTCTTGGTCCCCGGGCCTAATTCCCGGTATTGTAGCATAGTCGCTTCAAAGGGGTACCCCTCGATCGTGCCGCGGTAGAGACGCTGCAGTCGGGTGACGAGCTGCGACGCCACGTCGCGGTCTTCCGCCTCG is from Sulfurimonas sp. HSL-1656 and encodes:
- a CDS encoding efflux RND transporter permease subunit, which encodes MLKIIEYFIRNKRLNYVLLLFVLVMGVNAYISIPKELFPLVTLDQITISGGYAGSSADNLDKMAVRDIEDALGSIDGIDKIETVIKPGSFAIVLTLQEGADQNDALNKAKDAIAKSRQYLPPDMVEPVATLAVHNRPLVSLSLSSDTLSHGELVEAAKEIKTRFARYPNISEVVMYGDSDEEVSVRLDSQAIEALGLSRSAVTSAIANLSYIYPIGDIEQKGDFVFLSTVHGKPDAASWEATMLGVGGKYVRLGDIARVVIEHPQDTTISTFNGRPNITLNISKGDSGNAIALSRELVRFAESLRGDYPGIYFDFYHDTSKPVQSRLETVLSNLMFGLILVFLSMALLINVRIASIVAMGIPFSFAIGIAFIYVLGYSINIVSLLGALIVIGIVVDDAIVVAENIQRHLNEGMERHAAVMAGLREMILPVTLATVTTVVAFLPLFMLSGEISKFIILIPIMVIMILMGSLIESFLFLPLHAEEVLRKQKNMVDWTRIQNGYETLLHGLIRYKKSVLALFLITVPLLTFFTVKSMQFQFFPEHDGSFLYVTGKLDINTPIEETAEVARAIERRIIQAGEQYALKSVSTVTGSRVSMAGDAESGEHVFLVTMELFDMVPDNVFDRYLAPLLNFSFNYDDPEKQRTKHTFELVDDLEALVAPLRQQYAFEELGVREQRAGVVRIDVQVNFSGADETKTIAAMQQVQAALEQVKGVVSVSNNLEPGMREIRLRVNDYGERLGLSEAEVARTLAAYFLDNRRAMTFNDNGVMEIKTRALEKDRLSTLERFQYPLSDGTYVNLGDIVAFESRRDFNQIEKRDGTVVKTVFAKVNKRMTTPSQVLKQIAPVLGAVRQTGVKAELFGEQERNEQLAADMKRAVGAALFLMLITLLFIFPKIKYALIVMSVIPLSILGALVGHKLMGMNLTMPGVIGLLGLAGVVINDGIIMLDFLHGTHDARTFYERAKMRLRPILITSITTFLGLFTLIFYATGQAVILQPIAVSIGFGLLWGTVLNLLYVPALYAVVNGISPTPKTAHKA
- a CDS encoding EAL domain-containing protein encodes the protein MEQKKPASLQNRVVVSVVLAFVVIFIFVYLFFRQASHNALYTVEKEKAELIADTVAPLLSVNLYLSLDGSINELVRQLASNPNILALKLNRGETVLADVRNDDQNCRTAEECFSVRKPLLHPVSGEPFAMLNLVYSSAHFNQMAHRYNIIIISVVGGLAFLSILFALFLHRSFMPLRAIAAAANRFKPGEPLSIPASEKYDEIRHISEALRAMNKRITAYARQQEDTAHHLEEEVNKKTAQLRRQLYTDSLTGLPNRAKLVTDIDGSKPGTLLLINIDDFKQINDFYGHIVGDHVLIKLSGLLAELLPGMQLYKLSADEYALLQNETMQRHDIETLIATVITEVESMVIIYEEAEHSIRITAGASLSMDKGMEKADIALKAARSQHKPYVIYDESLNLEHQYEQNMRWLRRLKSAIDEKRIVSYYQPVFDSETRELKSYECLIRLVEPNGNVLQPNHFLPVAKKARLYLRLTQIMIESCCRHFAARDDAFSINLSVDDILDEKTVQFIEEQIVAHGVGRRITFEILESEGIENYQEVSGFIKTMKQLGCRFAIDDFGSGYSNFEHLLHLDIDYIKIDGSLIRNLDTDENSLLIVEAIVNIAQKRQLACIAEYVHNQKVLETVQRLGIQFSQGYYLGAPQPDLLEASSGPEAGITEA
- a CDS encoding HlyD family efflux transporter periplasmic adaptor subunit, with amino-acid sequence MKYFLMILMAALPLAAGNYKAKVEPYDAHTVSAEVSGRIVKLDQRDELKTLDKVVIEIDHALDDVQLANDRRKLQLLQEQIAVKQSQYDSIKDLASQNRFTKDQYKTELLSLKMQAEDLKSLIAQLEDMIAKKRIALHRAYLKTLYVRQGEYVAPGTKLMKVEDHGGGRLVLYVDAADRAVLEKAKITVEGSSGWKVEKAATSTDETYVSYYRVDLVKRDSVPLGRVMTVTITPQ